Below is a genomic region from Lampris incognitus isolate fLamInc1 chromosome 2, fLamInc1.hap2, whole genome shotgun sequence.
TCAtcagccaaggggaaacacacacacacacacacacactagcatgctTGTTATTAACAAGTCACACTACGGCAACTTTCTCTTCAtcaccctcatcatcatcatcatgagctCCTATGCCGAGTTAATGTGGTGGTACAATGGCTATTATATCGCTTAGCTGTTGTGGGTcactgtgcgcatgtgtgtgtgtgtttattttcgaAAGAcgggaagagagaaaaaaaagagacatgTCTTTGAAAAATATTTATTTCCAGATAAAGAAAATTGATCCATCAGAATTAAATAGGAATTTCCTGCAGCCAGAATAGAGCTGCTCTCACTGTGAGGAGCCACCTCCCAATAAAACCTCCACCACATGgttctgttttctttcttttcggAACATGGGAACGGTCTCGGGCTCCATTTTAAGACATTTTCTGTGTTAAAATGACTTTGGGAAATGATGGCGAAAGATCCGCGATGGAGAAGAGACAAGGAGTCCTTGTGGGATTGGATGTTACCCGTGAGATTTGACCCCCTGACCTCTAACCGTCACTCTCTTCCACCAGAGTTATTTTCTGACCTTTCGGTTCTGGCCGGTGGTCCTTCAGACGCATTTTTATTCAAGTAATGAGAGCAACATGGAAacgggtccgggtggcgtggtggtccgtcgttgcataccaacacgggggatcgccgggtTGAATGCCCGTAttaccctacagacacagctggccgtgtctgtgggtgggaagccggatgtgggtaagagtcctggtcactgcactagcgcctcctctggtcggggaggcggggggggggactggggggatagcgtgatcctccccagatagcaaaattgggcccggacccgtcccacacccgacactttcatccgtcccacacaccacatggaatggcggcacttgggcggtccgctcctgtttgccagatctgggccagaaccaagccagagcagtgccgcatgtgccacatatttgtcaaAGGTGGCCCGTGATATTTGGGCCTTatttaccatttaccacacaggccacttcagggtcacatccagattacatgttgcccagagcgctgcagctttgccaaaaaaaaaggtccacatttgatttgggccatatttgggtcatatttgggccatatttgggtcatatttgggtcatatttgggccatatttgggtcatatttgggtcatatttgggtcatatttgggccatatttgggtcatatttgggccatatttgggtcatatttgggccatatttgggccatatttgggccatatttgggccatatttactaTCTGAGTGGTACTATCTATATTactatgtgggccacttcaggctcacatccgttttgtcagggccagaagaaggccaccagtgccgcatcactgccttaagtggcccacatccagatgctatctgggtcccacgcgctacgcccccctggcgaaactcctcactgtcaggtgaaaagcagcgggtgactccacatgtatcggaggaggcatgtggtaggtagtctgcagccctccctggatcggcagagggggtggagaaaggggggggagggggatcaaaaaaagaagaagaaagaaaatggGTCTGTTGAGTAAAGTGGCTCTTTGTTCGTGGGGACAAGGGACGCTGGTGTTGAAGAGAGGGACCGGTTCTGGGCCTGCTTATGACAGCAACCAGGGGGGGCATCTTCACCACAGAGGACAGGGGCTGCTCGGGACGAGGCCCCGTCGGTCTGGAAACAGCCCTTCTGTTCAGGATCACGTCGGCGCTTCATAATGGGCGTCGTTATCCTCCCCAGGGCTCTCGTTTTGCCTCGGGACTAAGCTCTTCGCCGGCCGGCTGCGTTTCCTCCCCACTCCTCCGCTCGTGTTCAGGAGTCCAGACACACGATGTGAACGCAGCGGCAGCGGGCCAGCGCCGCGAATCTGTCAAGCCGAGCACCCAATTTACAACTTACAGCTGTTTTCGCGTTTGATCATTTCTAGGAACGCGGCTAAAAATAGAAACCCTCCCCCCCAAGCGTTTGGATGACCATCTTTTATTGTTTttgccaacaaaaaaaaatggtTTAACCAAAGTACAGGATTTTTTCTAACATCGGTAGGAAAACTGCAGGTTGACGCTGACAGAAAACCGGCCACATCTTTTACACCTTTAACCGGCACCCGTTCAGACACCCGCAGCAGCATTAATGGGGTGCAAGTGAGAGAAAGGTGTTCGTCCACCGCTCGACACTGTGTCTGTTGGTGCAAAGGAGCAAGTCATGCACATCAGTACTGCGCAATACAAATACACCAAATAACATGTTTACAACTTTTAACAGTATTTATCCTCATAACGGAGCAAGCAATAAATGTTAATTCCCCTTTACCTCGGCACTTTAGTGTCACGAAACGACACGGTAGGTTAGTGTGCCGAACAGAAGTGAAACCGTCATAGAGCCCAGATAGCaacactgctgtggcccggacccgtcccccacccgacactttcatccggcccacataccgcgtggaatgacggcgcttgggcggtccgctcctgtctgacagatctgggccagaaccaagccacagcaatgcttgcatgtgccacatattggtcaaaggtggcccatatttgttttgtgatatttgggccatattcaccatttaccacacgggccacttcgggGTCAcacccagatcacatgttgccaagAGCGCCGCGTCTTTGCCATTttgcacatttgatttggcatatttgggccatacttgctattatacatgtgggccacttcaggctcacatccattttgtcagggccagaaggccatcagtgccgcatcatggcctgaagtggcccacatccggatgctatctgggactgCACTCAGGTGCGCTTCTCATCTCCTCCAAAGGCCAACAAGTACATCAGATAACTTTTTCAGATTACACTTTGCAGATTCAGTTCCCCTTGTCTGATCTGTACATCTCTGTCATAACCCAGAAACAGGGGGTTTAATGTACAAGTAAAGCCCAAGAGGCCTCAACAGAACAGTTCTTTCATTAGATACACCGTCTGCTCCCCTTTAGGCAGTCACACAGTTATACTCCAGAAGATCCTGGAAGTCCCTCAGCTTTCAACCGAGTTCTCTGCCATCTGTGTAGTCTCATGCTTAAAAGTGTCACAAAACAAATTTGTGTCAGGACTGATAAAACGTCCTGAAATTGATGCtttcagtggcgtgctcagtttTGTCCGAAGGCTTGACATGGGACCTTGGCCTGAGGGACCTTGAACTGTCAGTAAAACAAAAGCCTCATTTCCCAGATGAAGGTCAGTCGACAAACACAGAAAAGCGTCTGGGTGCACTGTCATTCGGGacccttatttcattttattcCCCGGTTCCTTGGGCTCATCTTAGCGTCTCCATCCTCGCCTCTCCGTCTTCTCCCCGCCGCTGACCTCTGCTCGACCTGACCCTGCCTACCTCGACTCCcagctcctccagctcctcctcggaGCTGCAGGTGCTCCGCCGCATCCCCCGGGAGAAAATCCTGCGACGTGATTGGCTACTGAGGTCCAGCAGGTCAAAGGAATCGCAGGAGAAGAGGCTATCCTCGCTCACCACGCTAGGCGGTCGACTCAAGCTCCCCTCGGTGCCACTGCTGCCCCCTGTGGTCTGGAGGAGGTGCTGCAGAGCCTCTGGAAAAATCACAGGGGCAGAGGAGGACGTCGAGTGATGGTCGTCAGGGAGCTCCAGGCTGCGAGAGAACTTGCCGTTACGTTTTAAAATGCCCTTCCTTCGCCTTACCGCCTCTGTCCGCATGGTGGGGCTGTCATCTGTACTGGATGAACAGGCGTGTGGCTGACAGGAGCGCAAATCCCCCAGACTATCGTCGACTCTTCCTCCCAGACCTGCACCGACCTCAGAACCCCTCCTCTCTGGGGATGAGGCATAGCCTGACTCTCCTCCATACAGGTTCTTCAGGATACCCTTTTTGGGCATCTTGGATGACGGCTGGCTGAACGTGGAGTGCGGCGGCAGGCTCGTGGGCAGGACTTCACTTTGAGCGTGGCTGAGGGCGTGTGGTTGATATGGTTGGGCAGCAGCGTTGCAGGGCTGGGCGGGAGAGTTTTCTTTGGAGGGGTTGAGGAAGGCCGAGTCAAAACTCCTCTGATGTTTCAGAATGCCCTTCGGCTTCTTCCGCTCCACGGTGGAGGAGGCGCAAGCGACGGCGACAGTGGGAACTGTGGTGCAAACAGCCGCGCACGTGCCCAGAGAGGTCTGGGGAATAGTGTTCTCCTTGCGTGACTTCCTGAGGCTTGACGCTCCTCCGCGGACCCTCCCTCCCCCGCCTCCACGGTCGCCCTTCAGAGGGAAGCTGAAGTAGAAGGGGTGAGGGGAGGCCTGAGATGGGTGTGAGGAGTCAGAGGACAGGCCCGTAGGATCAACGGCCATGCCGCTGGTGGCGGTGACCCGATTCTGCCAGTCGATGTAGCGGGCCAGCAGTGGGGAGGGACAGTCtgggtttggggaggaggggcagTC
It encodes:
- the LOC130107417 gene encoding NUAK family SNF1-like kinase 1 isoform X2, which produces MGRREARGDPGVMNPADRTELGCLQDGASTGHDAGRDTGTRSPDRGHAAPGEVKKHQHKHNLKHRYELMETLGKGTYGKVKRAVERASQNTVAIKSIRKERITDDLDRVHIQREIEITSSLRHPNIIRFHEVFESRDKIVIVMEYASRGELYDYVHERRRLPETEARDIFRQITSAVHYCHKNGVIHRDLKLENILLDQDLQVKVDCWALGVLLYTLVYGSMPFDGTSHATLTEQISQGRYRRPQTSSDACALIDWLLTVRVDERATVEDVANHWWVNWGYEEGVCDCPSSPNPDCPSPLLARYIDWQNRVTATSGMAVDPTGLSSDSSHPSQASPHPFYFSFPLKGDRGGGGGRVRGGASSLRKSRKENTIPQTSLGTCAAVCTTVPTVAVACASSTVERKKPKGILKHQRSFDSAFLNPSKENSPAQPCNAAAQPYQPHALSHAQSEVLPTSLPPHSTFSQPSSKMPKKGILKNLYGGESGYASSPERRGSEVGAGLGGRVDDSLGDLRSCQPHACSSSTDDSPTMRTEAVRRRKGILKRNGKFSRSLELPDDHHSTSSSAPVIFPEALQHLLQTTGGSSGTEGSLSRPPSVVSEDSLFSCDSFDLLDLSSQSRRRIFSRGMRRSTCSSEEELEELGVEVGRVRSSRGQRRGEDGEARMETLR
- the LOC130107417 gene encoding NUAK family SNF1-like kinase 1 isoform X3, with translation MGRREARGDPGVMNPADRTELGCLQDGASTGHDAGRDTGTRSPDRGHAAPGEVKKHQHKHNLKHRYELMETLGKGTYGKVKRAVERASQNTVAIKSIRKERITDDLDRVHIQREIEITSSLRHPNIIRFHEVFESRDKIVIVMEYASRGELYDYVHERRRLPETEARDIFRQITSAVHYCHKVDCWALGVLLYTLVYGSMPFDGTSHATLTEQISQGRYRRPQTSSDACALIDWLLTVRVDERATVEDVANHWWVNWGYEEGVCDCPSSPNPDCPSPLLARYIDWQNRVTATSGMAVDPTGLSSDSSHPSQASPHPFYFSFPLKGDRGGGGGRVRGGASSLRKSRKENTIPQTSLGTCAAVCTTVPTVAVACASSTVERKKPKGILKHQRSFDSAFLNPSKENSPAQPCNAAAQPYQPHALSHAQSEVLPTSLPPHSTFSQPSSKMPKKGILKNLYGGESGYASSPERRGSEVGAGLGGRVDDSLGDLRSCQPHACSSSTDDSPTMRTEAVRRRKGILKRNGKFSRSLELPDDHHSTSSSAPVIFPEALQHLLQTTGGSSGTEGSLSRPPSVVSEDSLFSCDSFDLLDLSSQSRRRIFSRGMRRSTCSSEEELEELGVEVGRVRSSRGQRRGEDGEARMETLR
- the LOC130107417 gene encoding NUAK family SNF1-like kinase 1 isoform X1; protein product: MGRREARGDPGVMNPADRTELGCLQDGASTGHDAGRDTGTRSPDRGHAAPGEVKKHQHKHNLKHRYELMETLGKGTYGKVKRAVERASQNTVAIKSIRKERITDDLDRVHIQREIEITSSLRHPNIIRFHEVFESRDKIVIVMEYASRGELYDYVHERRRLPETEARDIFRQITSAVHYCHKNGVIHRDLKLENILLDQDLQVKLADFGLSNHFQKGHLLQTYCGSPLYASPEIVKGLPYQGPEVDCWALGVLLYTLVYGSMPFDGTSHATLTEQISQGRYRRPQTSSDACALIDWLLTVRVDERATVEDVANHWWVNWGYEEGVCDCPSSPNPDCPSPLLARYIDWQNRVTATSGMAVDPTGLSSDSSHPSQASPHPFYFSFPLKGDRGGGGGRVRGGASSLRKSRKENTIPQTSLGTCAAVCTTVPTVAVACASSTVERKKPKGILKHQRSFDSAFLNPSKENSPAQPCNAAAQPYQPHALSHAQSEVLPTSLPPHSTFSQPSSKMPKKGILKNLYGGESGYASSPERRGSEVGAGLGGRVDDSLGDLRSCQPHACSSSTDDSPTMRTEAVRRRKGILKRNGKFSRSLELPDDHHSTSSSAPVIFPEALQHLLQTTGGSSGTEGSLSRPPSVVSEDSLFSCDSFDLLDLSSQSRRRIFSRGMRRSTCSSEEELEELGVEVGRVRSSRGQRRGEDGEARMETLR